The genomic region GCTGAGCGGGTTCCGGGAGGGGGCCTGGCGGTCGCGGAGGGGGAGCGATTTGATTGAGGGGGCGCCCCCGCCGGTAACCTGAAGCATTCGCTGGAAGCAACTCGCTTCGTCGCCCGTCGTCGTAATGAAGAGAGCACCGTGGCCGCCGACAAGATCGACACCATCGTCAGCCTGAGCAAGCGCCGTGGCTTCGTATTCCCCTGTAGTGAGATCTACGGCGGTCAGCGCGCCGCTTGGGACTACGGCCCCCTGGGTGTCGAGCTCAAGGAGAACCTCAAGCGCCAGTGGTGGCGCTACATGGTGACGTCGCGCGAGGACGTCGTGGGCATCGACTCGTCCGTGATCCTGGCCCCCGAGGTCTGGGTCGCCTCCGGCCACGTCGCCACCTTCACGGACCCGCTGACCGAGTGCACCTCCTGCCACAAGCGGTTCCGCGCGGACCACCTGGAGGAGGCGTACGAGGAGAAGAAGGGCCGCGCCCCCGAGAACGGCCTCGCCGACATCAACTGCCCCAACTGCGGCAACAAGGGCCAGTTCACCGAGCCCAAGCAGTTCTCGGGCCTGCTGTCCACGCACCTCGGCCCGACCCAGGACTCCGGCTCCATCGCCTACCTGCGGCCCGAGACCGCGCAGGGCATCTTCACCAACTTCTCCCAGGTGCAGACCACCTCCCGCCGCAAGCCGCCGTTCGGCATCGCCCAGATGGGCAAGTCGTTCCGCAACGAGATCACGCCGGGCAACTTCATCTTCCGCACCCGCGAGTTCGAGCAGATGGAGATGGAGTTCTTCGTCAAGCCGGGCGAGGACGAGAAGTGGCAGGAGTACTGGATGGAGCAGCGCTGGAACTGGTACACCGGTCTCGGCCTGCGTGAAGAGAACATGCGGTGGTACGAGCACCCGAAGGAGAAGCTCTCCCACTACTCCAAGCGCACCGCCGACATCGAGTACCGCTTCCAGTTCGGCGGCAGCGAGTGGGGCGAGCTGGAGGGCGTCGCCAACCGCACCGACTTCGACCTCGGCGCCCACTCCAAGGCCTCCGGCCAGGACCTCACCTACTTCGACCAGGAGGCCGGTGAGCGCTGGACCCCGTACGTCATCGAGCCCGCGGCCGGTGTCGGCCGCGCGATGCTGGCGTTCCTCCTCGACGCCTACGTCGAGGACGAGGCGCCCAACGCCAAGGGCAAGATGGAGAAGCGCACCGTGCTGCGCCTCGACCCGCGCCTGGCGCCGGTGAAGGTCGCGGTGCTGCCGCTGTCCCGGAACCCGGAGCTGTCCCCGAAGGCCAAGGGCCTCGCCCAGGCGCTGCGCCAGAACTGGAACATCGAGTTCGACGACGCCGGCGCGATCGGCCGCCGCTACCGCCGCCAGGACGAGATCGGCACGCCGTTCTGCGTGACCGTCGACTTCGACACGCTGGAGGACAACGCGGTCACCGTCCGCGAGCGTGACTCGATGAAGCAGGAGCGTGTCTCCCTCGACCAGATCGAGGGCTACCTGGCGGCCCGCCTGGTCGGCTGCTGATCGCCCCTGGGCCCACGACGGTGCCGGGTTCCTCTGCGGAGGGGCCCGGCACCGCCGCGTTTCAGTGGCGGGATTGGTCCTCCAGCGCCGCTGCCGATTGGCCCTGTTCCCGGGACCGGCGCGGCGCCAGGGTGAGCCCATGAGCATCGCGTTTCTGCTGACCACTCTCGTCGTCGTCGCCACGCCGGGCACCGGAGTCGTCTACACCCTCGCCGCCGCGCTCTCCCGGGGCCGGCGCGCGAGTGTCGTCGCGGCCGTCGGGTGCACGCTCGGGATCGTGCCGCATCTGCTGGCCACGGTCACCGGGGTCGCCGCCCTGCTGCACGCCGGCGCGACCGCCTTCCAGGTGCTGAAGTACGCCGGGGTCGCCTACCTCCTGTACATGGCGTGGGCGACGGTGCGGGACAAGGACGCGCTCGTGGTGGAGGAGCGGTCGGCGCCGGTGTCCGCGCGGCGGGTGATCGTGCGGGGTGTGCTGATCAACATCCTCAACCCGAAGCTGACGATCTTCTTCTTCGCGTTCCTGCCGCAGTTCGTGAGTCCCGGGGAGCCGCACGCGGTGGCGCGGATGGTGGGGCTCGGCGGGGTGTTCATGCTGACGACCTTCGCCGTGTTCGCCGCGTACGGGGTGCTGGCCGCGTCGGTGCGCAGCCATGTGGTCGGGCGGCCCCGGGTGATGGCGTGGCTGCGGCGCGGCTTCGCCGGGTCGTTCCTGGCGCTGGGGGCGAAGCTGGCGTTCACGGCGCGGTAGCCGAGAGTTCGGAGCAGGGGTGACAAGTATCGAATGACAGATATTGAATTCTGTCAGCTGTCATGGCACAGTGGACGGCATGACGATGCGAACCCGAACCCTCGGAACCACCGGCCCCCAGGTCTCCGCCCTCGGTCTCGGCTGCATGGGCATGTCCGCGCTGTACGGCGAGGCGGACCGGGCCGAGTCCATCGCGACCCTCCACGCGGCGCTCGAAGCGGGCGTCACCCTGCTGGACACCGGCGACTTCTACGGCATGGGCCACAACGAGATGCTGATCGGCGAGGCCCTGCGCGCGGCCCCGGCCACCCGGCGTGAACAGGCCCTGGTCAGCGTGAAGTTCGGCGCCCTGCGCGACCCGGACGGCGGCTGGTCCGGCTACGACGGCCGGCCCGCCGCCGTGAAGAACTTCGCCGCCTACTCCCTCCAGCGGCTCGGCGTCGACCACATCGACGTCTACCGCATCGCCCGCCTCGACCCCGACGTGCCGATCGAGGAGACGGTCGGCGCGATCGCGGAACTGGTCGAGAAGGGCTACGTGCGGCACATCGGCCTCAGCGAGGTCGGCGCCGAGACGATCCGGCGGGCCGCCGCCACCGCGCCGATCTCCGACCTCCAGATCGAGTACTCCCTCATCTCACGCGGCATCGAGGACGAGATCCTCCCCACCACGCGCGAGCTGGGCATCGGCATCACGGCGTACGGCGTGCTCTCCCGGGGCCTGATCTCCGGCCACTTCACCGCCGACCGGCAGCTCGGCACGGGCGACTTCCGGGCGATGTCCCCGCGCTTCCAGGGGGACAACCTCCGGCACAACCTGAACCTCGTCGAGGCGCTGCGGAAGATCGCCGAGCAGAAGGGCGTCAGCGTCGCGCAGATCGCCATCGCCTGGGTGCTCTCGCGCGGTGAGGACGTGGTGCCCCTGGTCGGCGCCCGACGCCGCGACCGGCTCGGCGAGGCCCTGGGAGCGCTGGACGTCACGCTGGACGCGGCCGACCTGGCCGCGATCGAGGAGGCCGTGCCCGCCGGCGCCGCCGCCGGTGACCGCTACCCGGCGGCCCAGATGGCGCACCTCGAGAGCTGAACCGCGCTGCGGGTACGGTCTGGGCATGGCACCGACCAGCGAGACCCTGACCGCCGAGCGCATCCTGGAGGCGACCGAGGAGGTGCTGCGCCGCCACGGCCCGGCCAAGGCCACCGTGGTGGACGTGGCCCGCGCGCTCGGCGTCAGCCACGGCAGCGTCTACCGTCACTTCCGCACCAAGGCGGCGCTGCGCGAGGCCGTCACCAAGCGCTGGCTGGACCGCACCTCCGTGGAGCTGTCCGGGATCGTCGCCGCGGACCGCGACCCGGAGGCCCGGTTGCGGGACTGGCTCACCACGCTGTTCGCCGCGAAGCGCCGCAAGGCGGGCGACGATCCGGAGCTGTTCGCCACGTACACGGTCCTCACCGGCGAGAACGGCACGGTGGTCGGCGAGCACATCGCCGACCTGACCGCTCAGCTGACCCGGATCGTCGAGGCGGGCGTGCAGTCCGGCACCTTCGCCGCCACGACCGACCCCGGGGCGACCGCCCGCGCCCTCTTCCACGCCACGGGCCGCTTCCACGACCCGTGCTACGCCCGGGAGTGGGAAGAACCCGGCATCGAGGCGGACTTCACGGCGGTCATGGACCTCGTGGTCCGGGGGCTGCGGCCCTAGGGCGCGCCCCTTCGGCCGGCGCCGGGTCCAGGGGAGGACGCACCTCGGTGCTCACCTGTCAGGTCAGCGCGGGCGCCACGGCGAATCCGCGGTCGGGGATGGCCAGATAGCGCCGGTTGAACCGGACGAACGGCTCGATGAGCAGGTCGACGAAGACCAGGAACGCCACCGTGCCGATGCCGACCGGGCCGCCCAGCAGCCACCCGGACACCAGAAGGGCGCCCTCGATCAGGCCCTTCCCGCACCAGAAGGGCCACTTCCACCGCTGCCGTGCGGTGATGGCCACCAGGTCGATCGCGCGGATGCCGAAGCCGCTCATGATGATCAGGGCCGAGGCGTACGCGCAGAACAGTGCCCCGAGCAGCATCAGCGGGTATCCGCCGAGCCCCAGATGTCCGGCGAGTCCTACCCACTGGTGGATGTCGATCAGGGTGCCGCAGAGGAAGAAGGTCAGGAACGGGGAGAGCACCGGGCGCCGTCTGTTCCACACGGCCCATACGCCGATGCAGACGAGCGCCACTGCCGCCTGGCAGACGCCGATCGTCAGGGGCAGGTGTTCGAGGACTCCCAGCGCGAACACGTCGAGGGGGTCGGTCCCCAGATGGGACTGGATGAAGAAGTGGGCACCCACCGAGAAGAGCAGACAGCCGGCCAGGTAGACGAGTGCCGGGTGCCGTACCTTTCCGTTCGGCGGTTCGCCCTGGTGTCCGTCGTTGTGTATGAGGTCGTTCGTACCGGTCATACGGTCCTCCAGGTCGTGAAGAACTCGGCCGTGACGGTGAGGGAGAGCTTGACGGCGCGTCGATGCAGGCGTGCGCGCCGAATGCCATCGCGAAGACCTGGGGCCGCACGTCGGAGGCCGCACCGAGTCCGATGGCCAGTCCGCACGGAAATCCGTTATGGGCAACGCTGCGGACGTACAGGAGGCGGGGGTTCGATATCCCGACGGATCGCCTCAACCGGGCAGATCGGCGATTTATCCTTGCCGTCCATGCATGGTTCAGCGAGCACGAAGGTCAAAATTTCCTCCATGGCAATCGACCTGCTCACGTGCGCCGCACAGACGCCACACAAGAGGGCCCGATGAATAATTCCACGCATTCGACGGGCAATATTGATCGATCCAGCCCGTGGCTGCGCAAAGGTTAGTCGAGCATTCGAGTTGACGTCCAGAAGTCATTCGGTCGGCAATCAGCCAATCCATCATCTGCCACAGGATTGTCTGAAAGGGAACCTCGGCTGGCCCGAAACGGGCCGGAGACCGTCTCTCCCGGCCCCTGGGCGATCGCCGTACCGGGTGCGCCCCGGCCGGGAGGGGCACAGGATGGGACGTGAGGGGGTCGCCGCGCGGGGGCGCTGAGAAGGAGATGGCGATCGTGGATCTCATACTGCGCCCGGGCACCGCGGACGATGCCGCGGAGTGCGGAAGGATCTGCTACGAGGCCTTCGCCGGCATCGCCGAGGAGCACGCTTTCCCACCCGACTTCCCGAGCCCCGACGTGGGGGTCGCGGTGATCGAGGGAGCCCTGACGCATCCGGGCTTCTACAGTGTCGTCGCCGAGCTCGACGGGCGGATCGTGGGCAGCAACTTCCTCGACGAACGCTCGACCGTCGTCGGGGTCGGGCCCATCACCGTCGACCCCGGCGTGCAGAACGCGGGCGTGGGCCGCCGCCTGATGCGGGACGTGATGGAGCGGGCCGACGAACGCGGGGCGCCGGGCATCCGGCTGTTGCAGAGCGGCTACCACAACAGGTCGTTCTCGCTGTACATGAGCCTGGGCTTCGTCCACCGGGCCACGATGGCCTGCGTGCAGGGCCCGCCGATCGGGCGTGAGATGCCCGGCTACACGGTGCGGGAGGCCACGGACGCGGACCTCGGCGCCTGCAACGAGGTGTGCCGGCAGGTCCACGGCGTCGACCGTGGTGGCGAGGTCGCCGACGGGCTCAAACAGGGCACCGCCCGGGTCGTCGAGCGCGCGGGACGCGTCACCGGGTACGCCACCGACCTCGCCTTCTTCGCGCACGCCGTCGGCGAGACGACCCCGGACCTCCAGGCCCTGATCGCCGCCGCCCCGCAGTTCGCCGGCCCGGGCATCCTCGTCCCCACGAGCGACAGCGTGCTGCTGAGGTGGTGCCTGGCCAACGGCCTCAAGATCGTGCAGCTGATGAGCCTGATGACCATCGGCCTGTACAACCAGCCCGACGGGGCGTACCTGCCCTCGATCCTCTACTAGGGGCTCTTCGGTACCGGACCCGTCCGGTCGCTCACGCCGCCGTCGGGTCCACCGTCGCCTGGTGGGCCTCCGCCAGGTGCTCCTCGGCCTTCAGCCAGGGCAGGAACTGGGCGCCTCTGCGCCAGCCGCAGGTGTCGCATCTGATCGTGCGCTGCACGCCGGTGCGCCGCACCCGCACCACGTGCTCGCGGCCGTGCTGGTCCCAGCGGCTGACCTTGCTGGTGTCGATCTGCGCCATGACGCCTCCCGCGTCCAGGAATCCGGCGGATCCGGTCCGCTCGCAGCAAGGAGTGTGCTGCAAGACCAACATCAACAGGGTTTTCCCGGACGCGAGTTATCAGGCCGTGAGACACCTCAAACGATCGTGCGCGGCAGCCGGAGACTCAGCGCGCCGGTCAGCACCACTCCGCCGAGCTGCACCAGCAACGTCGTGACCAGGGCGTCCCGCATGCCCATCCCCGGGACCAGGGACAGGAACAGCGTGCCCAGGGTCGCCACCCCGAGTGCCAGTGCCGACTGCTGAGTGGTGATCATCACTCCGCTGCCGACACCGGCGCGGGCGGCCGGCACCTCGGAGAGGATGACCCGGTAGACGACGGGGAGTTGCAGCGCCTGGCCCGCGCCGGCGACCGCCGCCCCCGGGAGCAGCTCGACGAAGCCGAGGTGCGGCCAGAAGCGCCAGGCGGCCAGTGCCATCAGCGCCAGGCCCAGACCCTGGAGCGCGGCGCCCGCCGTCACCACCCGCGTGCCGTACCGGGCGACCAGCCGCGGGCCCAGCAGCGAGAAGACGAAGAACACCACCGCCAGCGGCGCGAGCGCCAGGCCCGCGGCGACCGGGTCGAGCCCGGCGCCCTGCTGCAGCGCCACGGCGATCACGAACATGAAGCCGCTGAAGCCGATGGAGAAGGGCAGCACCAGCAGCAGTCCGCGGCGCAGGGAGGTGAGCGCGAACAGGCTCGGCGGGACCAGCGGCGTACGGCCCTCGCGGTCGGCCCGCCGCTCGACCACGTAGAACGCCGCCGCCGCGAACGGGAACGCCGCCAGCGACAGCCATGTCCACAGCGGCCAGCCCGCCGCCCGGCCCTCGGTGAGCGGCACCAGCAGCGTCAGGAGCGAGGCCGCCAGGAGGACCGTGCCCGGGACGTCGACCGGCTCCGGCCGCGTGGACCGGGTCTCGGGGACCGCGCGGACGGCCAGGACCAGCCCGGCGAGGACGACCGGCACGTTGACGAGGAACACCGAGCGCCAGCCGGTCCCCGCGATGTCGGCGGCCACCAGGACCCCGCCGAGGATCTGCCCGGCCACCATGGACAGCCCCGCGGTGGCGCCGTACAGGCCCATGGCCTTCGCCCGCCGCGGGCCCGTCGTGGTCGCCTGGATGGTGGCCAGCACCTGCGGCAGCATCGCGGCGGCCGACGCGCCCTGCGCGACCCGGGCCGCGACCAGCGACCAGGCGCCGGGCGCCAGTCCGCACGCCAGCGAGGTCAGCCCGAAGGCCGCCATGCCGACGAGGAACAGCCGCCGCCGGCCGAACAGGTCACCGAGCCGTCCGCCGAGGACCAGCAGCACGGCGTACGACACCCCGTACCCGGCGACGACGAGTTCGAGGACCGACTCGCTCGCGGCGAGGTCGGCGCCGATGGTGGGCAGGGCGACGTTCACGATGAAGAAGTCGATGAGCGGCAGTGCCGCGGCCAGCAGCACTGTGAACAGTCCGAGCCCGCCGAGCACGGGAGCCGGAGCGGCGGGGGAGCGGACGGGACGTGAGGTGAGGGATTCCGTGGTCACGTCATCAGCCTGCGGCGGCGCTCAGGCTGGTACCAGAGTGTTCTTATCCTGGTAGCAGCGCCACCTGGAAACAGGGTCCGGGCAGCGGCAGGCTGAAGGGTATGACGACCATGGCACAGGAGACAGCGGCCCATCCGCCCGAGGCGTCCGGCGACGCGGACGTCCGGCGGCACGAGCTGGCGGCGTTCCTGCGCAGCCGCCGGGAGCGGATCGCCCCCGAGCAGGTCGGCCTGCCCCGCGGCCGCCGGCGCCGTACGCCGGGTCTGCGCCGCGAGGAGGTCGCCCAGCTCTCCGCCGTGGGCGTCACCTGGTACACGTGGCTGGAGCAGGCCCGGGACATCCAGGTCTCCGTGCAGGTCCTCGACGCGCTGGCCCGCGCGCTGCTGCTCGACCCGAGCGAGCGCGCCCACCTCTTCCGGCTGGCCGGGGCCGCCGACCCGACGCCGGCGACCACGTGCCCGTCGGTCACGCCTGCGATGCGGGCGGTGCTGGAGCAGGTCGAGCCGTTCCCGGCGTGCCTCCAGAACAGCCGGTACGACATCCTCGCCCACAACCGCACGTACGGGCTGCTGCTGTGCGACCTGGACGCGGTGCCGCCCGAGGACCGCAACTGCATGGTCCTTTCCTACACGCACGCCGAGTGGCAGTCGTCGATCGTGCACCTGGAGGAGACGCAGCGGCTGATGGCCGCGCGCTTCCGGGCCGCGATGGCCGGTCATCTCGCCGAGCCCGCCTGGACGATGCTCCTGAAGCGACTGCGCACGGAGTCGCCCGCCTTCCGCACGGCCTGGGACCGCCACGAGGTCGTCGCCCACCGCACCAAACGCAAGGAGTTCCGCAACCGCCACGTCGGCCGCATCACCGTCGACCACACGGACTTCTGGCTGACACCGGGGACGGGCCCGCGGATCGTCACCTACGTCCCGGCCGACCAGGACTCGCGAGAGCGCCTGGAGAGGCTGCAAGCCATGGCGCTGAGCAGAGAATCCGACCTTCAGGGGCGCGGGGAACCGCACGACCAGCCACGACTCACCCGCAGCTAGGCACGCTCCGCGGCTGCCACCACATCCCGCACCTCCGCCGCCTCCAGCCTTTCAGCCGTCCGCTCGGCAGTCCCCCGAGCCCAGCGCCCACTGCTCACCGCCCCCAGCACCAGCACCGCGAGACCGCACGCCGCGATGATCCACCAGCCCGGCCGCGCGGCCGGCACGAACACCTCGCGGTACGAGGACGCGCCCACGCCGGAGGCGAGCACCGCGCCCACCACCGCGACGCCGAGCGTCTGGCCGAGCTGGCGGCTCGTGGAGGCGACGGCCGCGGCGACGCCCGCCTGGGCGCGTGGCATGCCGGAGACCGCCGTGTTGGTGATCGGCGCGTTGACGAAACCGAAGCCGATGCCGAACAGGACGTACCCAGCGAAGAGGGTGGTGTCGGAGGTCTCGGCCTCGAACGCGGCGAAGAGCAGGCCGCTGACCGTCATCGCGCAGCCCGCGACCAACAGCGGCAGACGCGGGCCCCGGCTGCCGACCAGGCGGCCGGAGAGCGGGGCGCACAGGAACGTCGGGGCCGCCATCGGCAGCATCCACAGGCCCGCCTCCAGGGCGTTCAGACCGCGGACGTTCTGCAGGTACAGCGTGGACAGGAACAGGAAGCCGCCGAGCGCGGCGAACGCGCTGACCGCGATCACCGTCGCCCCGCTGAACGGCGCCGAGCGGAAGAAGCGCAGGTCGATCAGCGGCTGCGCGCGCCGTGGTTCGTACCACAGCAGGCCGATCAGCGCGGCCAGGGCGACGACGGCCGCCGGGGCGATGGAGGCGAACGGCGTGCTCGGCGCCTCGATGATCGCGTACGTGAGCGTGCCGAACAGCGCGATCACCAGGAGCTGCCCGACCGGGTCCGGGCGGCGGGCCCTCGGTGCGCGGGACTCGGGGACGAAGCGCAGGGTGAGCAGGAGGGCGGCGAGCCCGACGGGCAGGTTGATCCAGAAGATCGAGCGCCAGCCGACCGACTCGACCAGGAGCCCCCCGACCAGCGGGCCGGCGGCCATCGAGATGCCGACGACCGCGCCCCACGCGCCGATCGCGCGGGCCCGCTCGCGCGGGTCGGTGAAGGTGTTGGTGATGATCGACATGGCGACCGGGTTCAGCATCGAGCCGCCCACCGCCTGCACCATCCGGAAGGCGACCAGCGCCTGAAGGTTCGGCGCGAGGGAGCACAGCACCGAGCCGAGGGTGAAGACGATCAGGCCCGCCATGAAGACGCGCTTGCGGCCGATCCGGTCGGCCGTGGAGCCCGCGAGCATCAGCAGCGAGGCCAGGACCAGGGTGTACGCGTCGATGGTCCACTGCAGGCCCGACGTACTCGCGTGCAGGTCCTGCTGCATCGACGGCAGGGCCACGTTCAGGACCGTGTTGTCCAGGCTCACGATCAGCAGGCTCATGCAGCAGATCGCGAGCACCAGCATGCGGCGGCGGGGGCTGAGCTCGGGCATGGGCTCCATCGTACGCCGATTTCGATAGTGTGGCTAACTAATGAATTTTGCCTTTTCATTGCACGGCACAATGGAGGCATGTCCACGCCCCTCCGGATCGGCCCGCACACCGTCCAGCCGCCCGTCGTCCTGGCTCCCATGGCCGGGATCACCAACGCGCCCTTCCGCACCCTGTGCAGAGAGTTCAGCGGCGGCAAGGGCCTGTTCGTCAGCGAGATGATCACCACCAGGGCGCTGGTCGAGCGCAACGAGAAGACGATGCAGCTCATTCACTTCGACGCGAGTGAGCGCCCCCGGTCCATCCAGCTGTACGGAGTGGACCCGGCGACCGTCGGCAAGGCCGTCCGCATGATCGCGGAGGAGGACCTCGCCGACCACATCGACCTGAACTTCGGCTGCCCGGTGCCCAAGGTGACCCGGAAGGGCGGCGGGTCCGCGCTCCCGTACAAGCGGCATCTGCTGCGTGCCATCCTGCGCGAGGCGGTCAGCGGCGCCGGCGAGCTGCCCGTGACGATGAAGATGCGCAAGGGCATCGACGACGACCACATCACCTACCTCGACGCGGGCCGGATCGCCGTCGAGGAGGGCGTCACCGCCATCGCCCTGCACGGCCGCACGGCCGCCCAGCACTACGGCGGCACCGCCGACTGGGACGCCATCGCCCGCCTGAAGGAGCACGTGCCGGAGATCCCCGTGCTCGGCAACGGCGACATCTGGTCGGCCGAGGACGCCCTGCGGATGGTCCGGGAGACCGGCTGCGACGGAGTGGTCGTGGGGCGCGGATGTCTCGGGCGGCCCTGGCTGTTCGCGGACCTGGTGGCCGCCTTCGAGGGCCGTGAGGACTACCGCAGGCCCACCCTCCGGGAAGTCGCCGACGTCATGGTCCGGCACGCCACGCTGCTCGGCGAGTGGATCGGGGACGAGTCGCGGGGCGTGATCGACTTCCGCAAGCACGTCGCCTGGTACCTGAAGGGCTTCGCGGTCGGCTCCGAGATGCGCAAGCGGCTCGCGATCACCTCGTCGCTCGAAGAGCTGCGGGCCGGTCTCGACGAGCTGGACCTCGACCAGCCCTGGCCCGTCGGCGCCGACGGGCCCCGGGGCCGTACGTCCGGCAACAACCGGGTGGTGCTGCCGGACGGCTGGCTCAAGGACCCGTACGACTGCGCGGGCATCAGCGAGGACGCGGAGCTGGACACCTCCGGCGGCTGATCAGCCGGCCGAGGGGTGCGGTGTGGAGCCGAACGCCCTGAGGAAGCGGTCGCGGAACGCGCTCATCTTCCAGACGGGGGCGTCGCGGTCCGGCTTGAGGCCTTCCGTCCAGTTCCAGTCCGCGACCTGGTCGAGGACCTTCGGGTCCTTCGCGACGATCGACACCGGCACGTCCCGGCTGGCGCGGTTGCCGCTGACCCGGGCGATGGGCTGGTGGTCACCGAGGAAGACCAGGACGGTGTCGTCGGTGCCGTAGCGCTCCAGCCACTGGGTGAGGCTGGTGACCGAGTACTGGATGGACTTGCCGTACTCCTGCCGGGACCTGGTGGTGTCGGTGATGACGTCGGCGGCCTTCTCGCCGGACTTCTGGATGGCGTCGAAGACCGAGCCGTCGCCCAGTTCGTCCCAGCCGACCGTCTTCGGGATGGGCGCCCAGGGCTGGTGGCTGGAGGTCAGGATGACGAACGACATCAGCGGCTTGTCGCGCTTCTCGCCGTGCACCTGGCGCTGGAACGCCTCCAGCGCGTACTGGTCGGGCATCGTCGACCAGCTGAACTTCGGGCCCCGGTAGCCCAGGTCGAAGGCGTCGTAGAGCTTGTCGAGGCCGTACCACTTCTCCTCCGGCCAGCCCTTCTGCACGCCCGGCATCACACCGACCGTGTCCCAGGCGCCGGTCTTCTGGAACGCCTTGGTGAGGGTGAGGTGGTCGCCCGCGGTGACCGTGCGGTAGCGGCGCTGGTTGTCGATCCACAGGCCGGACATGGTCGTGGAGTGGCCGAGCCAGCTGCTGCCGCCGTAGGTCGCCGAGGTCAGCCAGCCGCTGCGGGCGTGGAAGCCGGCCTTCGCCAGGGCCTCGGTGCTCGTGTCGAGGGTGCGGTCGACGCCGGGTGCCATGATCGGGTCCTCGACGGCGCTGCGGCCGTAGCTCTCGATGAACGTGAAGATCACGTCCTTGCCGCGCAGGTCGGGCAGGAGCTGACCGGGCGGGGTGTTGCCGAAGGTGTCCGCCTTCGACTGCCGCACGAACGCCGCCTCGTCCCGCAGCGACTCCACCGT from Streptomyces chartreusis NRRL 3882 harbors:
- a CDS encoding glycine--tRNA ligase, whose amino-acid sequence is MAADKIDTIVSLSKRRGFVFPCSEIYGGQRAAWDYGPLGVELKENLKRQWWRYMVTSREDVVGIDSSVILAPEVWVASGHVATFTDPLTECTSCHKRFRADHLEEAYEEKKGRAPENGLADINCPNCGNKGQFTEPKQFSGLLSTHLGPTQDSGSIAYLRPETAQGIFTNFSQVQTTSRRKPPFGIAQMGKSFRNEITPGNFIFRTREFEQMEMEFFVKPGEDEKWQEYWMEQRWNWYTGLGLREENMRWYEHPKEKLSHYSKRTADIEYRFQFGGSEWGELEGVANRTDFDLGAHSKASGQDLTYFDQEAGERWTPYVIEPAAGVGRAMLAFLLDAYVEDEAPNAKGKMEKRTVLRLDPRLAPVKVAVLPLSRNPELSPKAKGLAQALRQNWNIEFDDAGAIGRRYRRQDEIGTPFCVTVDFDTLEDNAVTVRERDSMKQERVSLDQIEGYLAARLVGC
- a CDS encoding LysE family translocator — its product is MSIAFLLTTLVVVATPGTGVVYTLAAALSRGRRASVVAAVGCTLGIVPHLLATVTGVAALLHAGATAFQVLKYAGVAYLLYMAWATVRDKDALVVEERSAPVSARRVIVRGVLINILNPKLTIFFFAFLPQFVSPGEPHAVARMVGLGGVFMLTTFAVFAAYGVLAASVRSHVVGRPRVMAWLRRGFAGSFLALGAKLAFTAR
- a CDS encoding aldo/keto reductase — translated: MTMRTRTLGTTGPQVSALGLGCMGMSALYGEADRAESIATLHAALEAGVTLLDTGDFYGMGHNEMLIGEALRAAPATRREQALVSVKFGALRDPDGGWSGYDGRPAAVKNFAAYSLQRLGVDHIDVYRIARLDPDVPIEETVGAIAELVEKGYVRHIGLSEVGAETIRRAAATAPISDLQIEYSLISRGIEDEILPTTRELGIGITAYGVLSRGLISGHFTADRQLGTGDFRAMSPRFQGDNLRHNLNLVEALRKIAEQKGVSVAQIAIAWVLSRGEDVVPLVGARRRDRLGEALGALDVTLDAADLAAIEEAVPAGAAAGDRYPAAQMAHLES
- a CDS encoding TetR family transcriptional regulator; the protein is MAPTSETLTAERILEATEEVLRRHGPAKATVVDVARALGVSHGSVYRHFRTKAALREAVTKRWLDRTSVELSGIVAADRDPEARLRDWLTTLFAAKRRKAGDDPELFATYTVLTGENGTVVGEHIADLTAQLTRIVEAGVQSGTFAATTDPGATARALFHATGRFHDPCYAREWEEPGIEADFTAVMDLVVRGLRP
- a CDS encoding YczE/YyaS/YitT family protein, yielding MTGTNDLIHNDGHQGEPPNGKVRHPALVYLAGCLLFSVGAHFFIQSHLGTDPLDVFALGVLEHLPLTIGVCQAAVALVCIGVWAVWNRRRPVLSPFLTFFLCGTLIDIHQWVGLAGHLGLGGYPLMLLGALFCAYASALIIMSGFGIRAIDLVAITARQRWKWPFWCGKGLIEGALLVSGWLLGGPVGIGTVAFLVFVDLLIEPFVRFNRRYLAIPDRGFAVAPALT
- a CDS encoding GNAT family N-acetyltransferase, producing the protein MAIVDLILRPGTADDAAECGRICYEAFAGIAEEHAFPPDFPSPDVGVAVIEGALTHPGFYSVVAELDGRIVGSNFLDERSTVVGVGPITVDPGVQNAGVGRRLMRDVMERADERGAPGIRLLQSGYHNRSFSLYMSLGFVHRATMACVQGPPIGREMPGYTVREATDADLGACNEVCRQVHGVDRGGEVADGLKQGTARVVERAGRVTGYATDLAFFAHAVGETTPDLQALIAAAPQFAGPGILVPTSDSVLLRWCLANGLKIVQLMSLMTIGLYNQPDGAYLPSILY
- a CDS encoding MFS transporter yields the protein MTTESLTSRPVRSPAAPAPVLGGLGLFTVLLAAALPLIDFFIVNVALPTIGADLAASESVLELVVAGYGVSYAVLLVLGGRLGDLFGRRRLFLVGMAAFGLTSLACGLAPGAWSLVAARVAQGASAAAMLPQVLATIQATTTGPRRAKAMGLYGATAGLSMVAGQILGGVLVAADIAGTGWRSVFLVNVPVVLAGLVLAVRAVPETRSTRPEPVDVPGTVLLAASLLTLLVPLTEGRAAGWPLWTWLSLAAFPFAAAAFYVVERRADREGRTPLVPPSLFALTSLRRGLLLVLPFSIGFSGFMFVIAVALQQGAGLDPVAAGLALAPLAVVFFVFSLLGPRLVARYGTRVVTAGAALQGLGLALMALAAWRFWPHLGFVELLPGAAVAGAGQALQLPVVYRVILSEVPAARAGVGSGVMITTQQSALALGVATLGTLFLSLVPGMGMRDALVTTLLVQLGGVVLTGALSLRLPRTIV
- a CDS encoding helix-turn-helix domain-containing protein encodes the protein MTTMAQETAAHPPEASGDADVRRHELAAFLRSRRERIAPEQVGLPRGRRRRTPGLRREEVAQLSAVGVTWYTWLEQARDIQVSVQVLDALARALLLDPSERAHLFRLAGAADPTPATTCPSVTPAMRAVLEQVEPFPACLQNSRYDILAHNRTYGLLLCDLDAVPPEDRNCMVLSYTHAEWQSSIVHLEETQRLMAARFRAAMAGHLAEPAWTMLLKRLRTESPAFRTAWDRHEVVAHRTKRKEFRNRHVGRITVDHTDFWLTPGTGPRIVTYVPADQDSRERLERLQAMALSRESDLQGRGEPHDQPRLTRS